The following are encoded in a window of Plectropomus leopardus isolate mb chromosome 23, YSFRI_Pleo_2.0, whole genome shotgun sequence genomic DNA:
- the LOC121962543 gene encoding vang-like protein 2 produces MDNESTYSGYSYKSSQSRSSRKHRERRDRHRSKSRDSSIRGDKSVTIQAPVESLLDVESTRGDDRDDNWGETTTVVTGTSVDSISNEDLTRLSKDLEDASPLECRRYLGPALGAVLGLFALVTPLAFLALPQLLWRDTLEPCGTPCEGLYISLAFKLLILLISTWALFLRPLRATLPRFFIFRCLLLALVFLFVASYWLFYGVRVLEPRETDYRGIVGYAASLVDALLFIQYLALVLLEVRHLQPAFCLKVVRTTDGASRFYNVGHLSIQRAAVWVLDQYYSDFPVYNPALLNLPKSILSKKVSAFKVYNLGEENGTNNSTGQPRTMIASAARKRDNSHNEYYYEEAEVERRVRKRKARLVVAVEEAFTHIKRHQDEDVTASSPKHPREVMDPREAAQAIFAPMARAMQKYLRATRQHAYHSMESIINHLQFCITHNMTPKAFLERYLSPGPTLQYLETSRGRQWTLVSEEAVTAALRQGQVFSLRRLDFSLVVTVTPLPFLRLGEEFIDPKRHKFVMKLQSETSV; encoded by the exons ATGGACAACGAGTCGACGTACTCGGGCTACTCCTACAAGTCGTCCCAGTCACGAAGCTCCCGCAAACACAG GGAGAGGAGGGACCGGCATCGATCGAAGAGTCGTGACAGCAGCATCCGTGGAGACAAATCGGTGACCATCCAGGCTCCTGTAGAGTCGCTGCTCGATGTAGAGTCCACCAGAGGCGACGACAGG GATGACAACTGGGGCGAGACGACGACGGTGGTCACTGGTACCTCCGTGGACAGCATCTCTAACGAGGATCTCACACGGCTCTCTAAGGACCTTGAGGATGCTTCGCCACTGGAGTGTCGCCGTTATCTCGGCCCGGCGTTGGGCGCCGTCCTGGGGCTCTTCGCTCTGGTCACTCCTCTGGCCTTCCTGGCGCTCCCACAGCTGCTTTGGCGGGACACACTGGAGCCCTGCGGCACACCATGCGAGGGCCTTTACATTTCTCTGGCCTTCAAGCTCCTGATCCTCCTCATCTCCACCTGGGCGCTGTTTCTCCGCCCGCTCAGAGCCACTCTGCCGCGCTTCTTCATCTTCCGCTGTCTGCTGTTGGCGCTGGTCTTCCTGTTCGTGGCGTCCTATTGGCTTTTCTACGGGGTGCGGGTGCTGGAGCCCAGAGAGACGGACTACAGGGGGATTGTGGGATATGCAGCCTCTCTGGTGGACGCGCTGCTGTTCATTCAGTACCTGGCTCTGGTGCTGCTGGAGGTCAGACATCTGCAGCCTGCTTTCTGTCTCAAGGTGGTGAGGACAACAGACGGAGCCAGTCGCTTCTACAACGTGGGACATCTCAG CATTCAGCGGGCCGCAGTGTGGGTTCTGGATCAGTACTACAGTGACTTCCCGGTTTATAATCCCGCCCTGCTCAACCTACCCAAGTCCATCCTCTCCAAGAAGGTGTCTGCTTTTAAGGTCTACAACCTGGGGGAAG AAAATGGCACCAATAACTCCACAGGTCAGCCCAGAACCATGATCGCATCCGCTGCTCGTAAAAGAGACAACTCCCACAACGAGTACTACTATGAGGAGGCAGAGGTGGAGCGAAGGGTCCGCAAACGCAAAGCCAG ACTGGTGGTGGCAGTAGAAGAAGCCTTCACCCACATCAAGCGTCACCAGGACGAGGACGTGACTGCGTCCTCCCCCAAACACCCGCGGGAGGTAATGGACCCGCGGGAGGCGGCCCAGGCCATCTTTGCCCCAATGGCGAGGGCCATGCAGAAATACCTCCGCGCCACCAGGCAGCACGCCTACCACAGCATGGAGAGCATCATCAACCACCTGCAGTTCTGCATCACGCACAACATGACCCCCAAG gctTTCCTTGAGCGTTACCTCAGTCCTGGTCCCACCCTCCAGTACCTGGAGACCAGCAGGGGGCGCCAGTGGACACTGGTGAGTGAGGAGGCGGTGACTGCTGCCCTGCGTCAAGGCCAGGTCTTCTCCCTCAGACGTCTTGACTTCTCCCTGGTCGTCACAGTGACACCCCTCCCCTTCCTACGCCTGGGCGAGGAGTTTATCGACCCTAAAAGGCACAAGTTTGTCATGAAGCTCCAGTCAGAGACATCCGTGTAG